From the genome of Mycobacterium dioxanotrophicus, one region includes:
- a CDS encoding DUF7257 domain-containing protein, with protein MTISYPSGPLTPHAAYYHLKGRYPLVTLWSPDETIKISMLGGQAMPDRFLAPECVQIKRDGLKGLIAPWDMVDQKGATEDGVTFVDAIQGPTEVEIKVVCRGRDPQHLRKVVRDLIASIDKKRTSELSFIDHGTGTRWWSDVRWFKGPPEVYKIGESVTQELTLVLRADSGFWRTFAHTDSFRFTYDAVSDSFTVDYRGTQNLGTVPQRYTGSGGGYCTSDGSQMIWVDDPAHPTSTQSREVVNGPWPGFSTTTNNQVISQKHGGFGEFSVPESARNTLWGRMNRKPDGSWGGDGVRLYYGLGWIRLSYYINYVEVGVLREQPLIIPPLRGEEFSLVCGYEGNERMFKALRNGAEIMSVKESGSGSLVDANHRGVGNGMFAGAAMLTQATPSPITKLSAGDNSTVSQTGYVKRLNIGDQPMADKYTVFGPGTFKFALGPGRSEMIEFGPLLPNQVVWIDTSRQNPKIKDLTSVPPTTQELNSWQKALDDFLSWSLGNNTPLLKQQIESAFGIVPPQGNLYSLLKGRWAKESSIPPKPSGKPAEPYYVKVAIDNGNADSKILVSGTAQRRYPL; from the coding sequence ATGACGATCAGCTACCCGTCGGGGCCACTCACCCCGCACGCCGCCTACTACCACCTCAAGGGCCGCTATCCACTGGTCACACTGTGGTCACCCGACGAGACGATCAAGATCTCCATGCTTGGCGGGCAGGCGATGCCCGACCGGTTCCTCGCCCCCGAGTGCGTGCAGATCAAGCGTGATGGCCTCAAGGGTCTGATCGCGCCTTGGGACATGGTCGACCAGAAGGGCGCCACCGAGGACGGTGTGACGTTCGTCGACGCCATCCAAGGCCCCACCGAGGTGGAGATCAAAGTGGTCTGCCGCGGCCGGGACCCGCAGCATCTGCGCAAGGTGGTGCGGGACCTGATCGCGTCGATCGACAAGAAACGCACCAGTGAGCTGTCGTTCATCGACCACGGCACAGGTACCCGGTGGTGGTCGGATGTGCGGTGGTTCAAGGGCCCACCCGAGGTGTACAAGATCGGCGAATCAGTCACGCAGGAACTGACATTGGTGCTGCGCGCCGACTCGGGATTCTGGCGGACCTTCGCGCACACTGACTCGTTCCGCTTCACCTACGACGCGGTCAGCGACTCGTTCACCGTGGATTATCGCGGCACGCAGAATCTCGGGACAGTGCCGCAGCGCTACACCGGTAGCGGTGGTGGCTACTGCACCTCCGATGGCTCCCAGATGATTTGGGTGGATGATCCGGCGCACCCGACGAGCACGCAGTCCCGCGAGGTCGTCAACGGGCCCTGGCCGGGATTCTCAACCACCACGAACAACCAGGTCATCAGCCAGAAGCATGGTGGGTTCGGTGAGTTCTCGGTGCCGGAGTCGGCGCGGAACACCCTGTGGGGGCGGATGAACCGCAAGCCCGACGGGTCATGGGGCGGTGACGGTGTGCGCCTGTACTACGGGCTCGGCTGGATTCGCCTGTCGTACTACATCAACTACGTCGAGGTCGGAGTGCTGCGTGAGCAGCCGCTGATCATCCCTCCGCTGCGGGGTGAGGAGTTCAGCCTGGTCTGCGGCTATGAGGGCAACGAGCGCATGTTCAAGGCGCTGCGCAACGGTGCCGAGATCATGTCGGTCAAGGAATCCGGTTCCGGCTCGTTGGTGGATGCGAACCATCGCGGTGTCGGCAACGGCATGTTCGCTGGGGCCGCGATGCTCACCCAGGCCACCCCATCGCCGATCACCAAGCTGTCCGCCGGAGACAACTCGACGGTGTCGCAGACCGGATATGTGAAGCGGCTCAACATCGGTGATCAACCAATGGCTGACAAGTACACGGTTTTCGGGCCGGGGACATTCAAGTTCGCGTTGGGGCCTGGAAGGTCGGAGATGATCGAGTTCGGTCCGCTGCTGCCGAATCAGGTGGTGTGGATCGACACGAGTCGGCAGAACCCGAAGATCAAGGATCTGACGTCGGTGCCGCCGACGACGCAGGAACTCAACTCGTGGCAGAAGGCGCTTGACGATTTCCTGTCCTGGTCGCTGGGGAACAACACACCGTTGCTGAAGCAGCAGATTGAGAGCGCGTTCGGGATCGTGCCGCCGCAGGGAAACCTGTACTCGCTGCTGAAGGGGCGGTGGGCGAAGGAATCGTCGATTCCGCCGAAGCCCTCGGGTAAACCGGCTGAGCCGTATTACGTGAAGGTCGCGATCGACAACGGCAACGCCGACTCGAAGATCCTCGTGTCGGGAACCGCGCAGCGGAGATACCCACTCTGA